In a genomic window of Gossypium arboreum isolate Shixiya-1 chromosome 9, ASM2569848v2, whole genome shotgun sequence:
- the LOC108483407 gene encoding cyclic nucleotide-gated ion channel 2 isoform X2, whose translation MCYLTPKSPLIINPSKNSHPSQATPLFLFLLPTFSFHSPNSFLSHGSTFLTMPSQSNFSLSRWFGLLQLPNSMPERSDNGSVSGETNEENPISYTVECYACTQVGVPVFHSTSCDQAHPPEWEASAGSSLVPIQARTAAKQKKTQQPAAPNTRRPSGPFGRVLDPRTKRVQNWNRAFLLARAMALAIDPLFFYALSIGRGGSPCLYMDGGLAAIVTVLRTCVDAVHLFHLWLQFRLAYVSRESLVVGCGKLVWDARAIASHYVRSLKGFWFDVFVILPVPQAVFWLVVPKLIREEQIKIIMTILLLIFLFQFLPKVFHIICLMRRMQKVTGYIFGTIWWGFGLNLIAYFIASHVAGGCWYVLAIQRVASCLRQQCARNEQCKLSLSCSEEVCYQFSFPAQAVGKTCGGNSTNVMGKPLCLEVHGPFNYGIYQWALPVVSSNSVAVKILYPIFWGLMSLSTFGNDLEPTSHWLEVMFSICIVLAGLMLFTLLIGNIQVFLHAVMAKKRKMQLRCRDMEWWMKRRQLPSRLRQRVRHYERQKWATLGGEDEMELIKDLPEGLRRDIKRFLCLDLIKKVPLFHNLNDLILDNICDRVKPLVFSKDEKIIREGDPVQRMVFVVRGRIKRIQSLSKGVVATSLIEPGGFLGDELLSWCLRRPFIDRLPASSATFVCVEPIEAFSLDSNHLKYITDHFRYKFANERLKRTARYYSSNWRTWAAVNIQLGWRRYRTRTRGPMISAAENGNSSDRRLLQYAAMFMSIRPHDHLE comes from the exons ATGTGCTACCTGACACCCAAAAGCCCTCTCATTATTAATCCCTCCAAAAACTCCCATCCTTCCCAAGCAACCCCTCTTTTTCTATTCCTCCTTCCTACCTTTTCCTTCCATTCGCCCAATTCCTTTCTCTCCCATGGTTCCACTTTTCTCACCATGCCTTCTCAGTCCAACTTCTCCCTATCAAG GTGGTTTGGACTTCTTCAACTTCCAAACTCAATGCCAGAGAGATCTGATAATGGTAGTGTTAGCGGCGAAACCAATGAAGAAAACCCAATTTCCTACACCGTAGAATGTTACGCTTGTACTCAAGTCGGTGTTCCAGTTTTTCACTCCACCAGCTGTGACCAAGCTCACCCACCGGAATGGGAAGCCTCCGCCGGTTCTTCCCTCGTTCCAATTCAAGCTCGTACGGCCGCCAAACAGAAGAAGACTCAACAGCCTGCCGCGCCTAATACTCGGCGACCTTCTGGTCCGTTCGGCCGGGTGCTTGATCCTAGGACCAAGCGAGTGCAAAACTGGAACCGGGCTTTCTTATTGGCTCGTGCAATGGCTTTAGCCATTGATCCTTTGTTTTTCTATGCTTTATCCATAGGAAGAGGTGGGTCGCCGTGCTTGTACATGGATGGTGGCCTCGCTGCCATCGTAACCGTCCTTCGCACGTGTGTGGACGCCGTGCATTTGTTCCATCTTTGGCTTCAGTTCAGACTGGCGTACGTGTCCAGGGAGTCGCTGGTCGTCGGTTGTGGTAAACTCGTGTGGGACGCACGTGCCATCGCTTCTCATTACGTTCGTTCCCTCAAAGGTTTCTGGTTTGATGTCTTTGTGATTCTGCCGGTTCCTCAG GCAGTATTTTGGTTAGTTGTACCAAAATTAATAAGGGAAGAGCAGATCAAGATTATAATGACAATACTGTTATTAATCTTCTTGTTCCAATTCTTACCAAAGGTTTTCCACATCATTTGCTTAATGAGAAGGATGCAAAAGGTTACCGGTTACATCTTTGGCACCATTTGGTGGGGTTTTGGCCTTAATCTCATTGCCTACTTCATAGCCTCTCAC GTTGCTGGAGGGTGCTGGTATGTCCTTGCAATACAACGGGTAGCCTCATGTCTGCGGCAACAATGCGCGAGAAATGAGCAGTGCAAGCTTTCATTGTCGTGCTCGGAGGAAGTGTGCTACCAATTCTCATTTCCAGCTCAAGCAGTGGGAAAAACTTGTGGTGGTAACTCAACCAACGTTATGGGAAAACCTTTATGTTTAGAGGTTCATGGACCATTCAATTATGGGATTTATCAGTGGGCTCTCCCTGTTGTTTCTAGCAATTCTGTTGCTGTTAAGATCCTTTATCCCATCTTTTGGGGCTTAATGTCTCTCAG CACCTTTGGGAATGATCTTGAACCAACAAGTCACTGGTTAGAAGTGATGTTCAGTATTTGCATTGTGCTTGCTGGATTGATGCTCTTCACTTTATTGATCGGAAACATTCAG GTATTCTTGCATGCTGTCATGGCGAAGAAGAGGAAAATGCAGCTGAGATGTCGAGACATGGAATGGTGGATGAAACGCCGGCAACTACCGTCTCGTTTGAGACAACGAGTCCGCCATTACGAACGCCAAAAATGGGCGACCTTGGGCGGAGAAGACGAAATGGAACTGATCAAAGACTTGCCCGAAGGCCTCCGGAGAGACATTAAACGCTTCCTTTGCCTTGACCTCATCAAGAAG GTTCCTTTATTCCATAACTTGAATGATCTTATTCTGGATAACATCTGTGATAGAGTTAAGCCGCTCGTATTCTCTAAAGACGAAAAG ATAATTAGAGAAGGTGATCCAGTACAAAGAATGGTGTTTGTCGTTCGTGGACGTATAAAACGTATCCAAAGCCTTAGCAAAGGTGTGGTTGCCACAAGTTTAATCGAGCCAGGAGGCTTCCTAGGTGACGAATTGTTGTCATGGTGTCTTCGCCGACCATTTATTGACCGTCTTCCAGCCTCGTCCGCAACATTTGTTTGTGTAGAGCCGATTGAAGCATTCAGTCTCGACTCAAACCATCTCAAATACATCACAGATCACTTCAGGTACAAATTTGCCAATGAGAGACTTAAAAGAACAGCAAGATACTATTCATCGAATTGGCGGACATGGGCAGCCGTGAATATACAACTTGGCTGGCGGCGTTACAGAACGAGGACTCGAGGTCCGATGATTTCTGCTGCCGAAAACGGCAACAGCAGTGACCGCCGGTTGCTGCAATACGCTGCCATGTTTATGTCAATAAGGCCACATGATCATCTAGAATAA
- the LOC108483407 gene encoding cyclic nucleotide-gated ion channel 2 isoform X1, with translation MCYLTPKSPLIINPSKNSHPSQATPLFLFLLPTFSFHSPNSFLSHGSTFLTMPSQSNFSLSRWFGLLQLPNSMPERSDNGSVSGETNEENPISYTVECYACTQVGVPVFHSTSCDQAHPPEWEASAGSSLVPIQARTAAKQKKTQQPAAPNTRRPSGPFGRVLDPRTKRVQNWNRAFLLARAMALAIDPLFFYALSIGRGGSPCLYMDGGLAAIVTVLRTCVDAVHLFHLWLQFRLAYVSRESLVVGCGKLVWDARAIASHYVRSLKGFWFDVFVILPVPQAVFWLVVPKLIREEQIKIIMTILLLIFLFQFLPKVFHIICLMRRMQKVTGYIFGTIWWGFGLNLIAYFIASHWSQVAGGCWYVLAIQRVASCLRQQCARNEQCKLSLSCSEEVCYQFSFPAQAVGKTCGGNSTNVMGKPLCLEVHGPFNYGIYQWALPVVSSNSVAVKILYPIFWGLMSLSTFGNDLEPTSHWLEVMFSICIVLAGLMLFTLLIGNIQVFLHAVMAKKRKMQLRCRDMEWWMKRRQLPSRLRQRVRHYERQKWATLGGEDEMELIKDLPEGLRRDIKRFLCLDLIKKVPLFHNLNDLILDNICDRVKPLVFSKDEKIIREGDPVQRMVFVVRGRIKRIQSLSKGVVATSLIEPGGFLGDELLSWCLRRPFIDRLPASSATFVCVEPIEAFSLDSNHLKYITDHFRYKFANERLKRTARYYSSNWRTWAAVNIQLGWRRYRTRTRGPMISAAENGNSSDRRLLQYAAMFMSIRPHDHLE, from the exons ATGTGCTACCTGACACCCAAAAGCCCTCTCATTATTAATCCCTCCAAAAACTCCCATCCTTCCCAAGCAACCCCTCTTTTTCTATTCCTCCTTCCTACCTTTTCCTTCCATTCGCCCAATTCCTTTCTCTCCCATGGTTCCACTTTTCTCACCATGCCTTCTCAGTCCAACTTCTCCCTATCAAG GTGGTTTGGACTTCTTCAACTTCCAAACTCAATGCCAGAGAGATCTGATAATGGTAGTGTTAGCGGCGAAACCAATGAAGAAAACCCAATTTCCTACACCGTAGAATGTTACGCTTGTACTCAAGTCGGTGTTCCAGTTTTTCACTCCACCAGCTGTGACCAAGCTCACCCACCGGAATGGGAAGCCTCCGCCGGTTCTTCCCTCGTTCCAATTCAAGCTCGTACGGCCGCCAAACAGAAGAAGACTCAACAGCCTGCCGCGCCTAATACTCGGCGACCTTCTGGTCCGTTCGGCCGGGTGCTTGATCCTAGGACCAAGCGAGTGCAAAACTGGAACCGGGCTTTCTTATTGGCTCGTGCAATGGCTTTAGCCATTGATCCTTTGTTTTTCTATGCTTTATCCATAGGAAGAGGTGGGTCGCCGTGCTTGTACATGGATGGTGGCCTCGCTGCCATCGTAACCGTCCTTCGCACGTGTGTGGACGCCGTGCATTTGTTCCATCTTTGGCTTCAGTTCAGACTGGCGTACGTGTCCAGGGAGTCGCTGGTCGTCGGTTGTGGTAAACTCGTGTGGGACGCACGTGCCATCGCTTCTCATTACGTTCGTTCCCTCAAAGGTTTCTGGTTTGATGTCTTTGTGATTCTGCCGGTTCCTCAG GCAGTATTTTGGTTAGTTGTACCAAAATTAATAAGGGAAGAGCAGATCAAGATTATAATGACAATACTGTTATTAATCTTCTTGTTCCAATTCTTACCAAAGGTTTTCCACATCATTTGCTTAATGAGAAGGATGCAAAAGGTTACCGGTTACATCTTTGGCACCATTTGGTGGGGTTTTGGCCTTAATCTCATTGCCTACTTCATAGCCTCTCAC TGGTCTCAGGTTGCTGGAGGGTGCTGGTATGTCCTTGCAATACAACGGGTAGCCTCATGTCTGCGGCAACAATGCGCGAGAAATGAGCAGTGCAAGCTTTCATTGTCGTGCTCGGAGGAAGTGTGCTACCAATTCTCATTTCCAGCTCAAGCAGTGGGAAAAACTTGTGGTGGTAACTCAACCAACGTTATGGGAAAACCTTTATGTTTAGAGGTTCATGGACCATTCAATTATGGGATTTATCAGTGGGCTCTCCCTGTTGTTTCTAGCAATTCTGTTGCTGTTAAGATCCTTTATCCCATCTTTTGGGGCTTAATGTCTCTCAG CACCTTTGGGAATGATCTTGAACCAACAAGTCACTGGTTAGAAGTGATGTTCAGTATTTGCATTGTGCTTGCTGGATTGATGCTCTTCACTTTATTGATCGGAAACATTCAG GTATTCTTGCATGCTGTCATGGCGAAGAAGAGGAAAATGCAGCTGAGATGTCGAGACATGGAATGGTGGATGAAACGCCGGCAACTACCGTCTCGTTTGAGACAACGAGTCCGCCATTACGAACGCCAAAAATGGGCGACCTTGGGCGGAGAAGACGAAATGGAACTGATCAAAGACTTGCCCGAAGGCCTCCGGAGAGACATTAAACGCTTCCTTTGCCTTGACCTCATCAAGAAG GTTCCTTTATTCCATAACTTGAATGATCTTATTCTGGATAACATCTGTGATAGAGTTAAGCCGCTCGTATTCTCTAAAGACGAAAAG ATAATTAGAGAAGGTGATCCAGTACAAAGAATGGTGTTTGTCGTTCGTGGACGTATAAAACGTATCCAAAGCCTTAGCAAAGGTGTGGTTGCCACAAGTTTAATCGAGCCAGGAGGCTTCCTAGGTGACGAATTGTTGTCATGGTGTCTTCGCCGACCATTTATTGACCGTCTTCCAGCCTCGTCCGCAACATTTGTTTGTGTAGAGCCGATTGAAGCATTCAGTCTCGACTCAAACCATCTCAAATACATCACAGATCACTTCAGGTACAAATTTGCCAATGAGAGACTTAAAAGAACAGCAAGATACTATTCATCGAATTGGCGGACATGGGCAGCCGTGAATATACAACTTGGCTGGCGGCGTTACAGAACGAGGACTCGAGGTCCGATGATTTCTGCTGCCGAAAACGGCAACAGCAGTGACCGCCGGTTGCTGCAATACGCTGCCATGTTTATGTCAATAAGGCCACATGATCATCTAGAATAA